AGCTGTAGCCGGACATCATCAGCAGCCGCTGGCCGTCCTGGTCCGCGTACGCCGAGTCCCGCTCCACCGTGTATGCGACGAAGCTGTTCTTGCGGTTGGGCTCGTACTCAAGGGACCGGACGCGGTCCCGGAAGTAGGCCAGCTTCGGCTCCAGGCGGTCCCAGGCGGCGGATGCGTTCACGTGCTTCTCCTCGTCGTGATCGTCCGGCGGACCCGGAACTCCATCGGTGCCCTGCCGTTCTTCCGGCTGGGCTCTAGTGGAATTCCATTAAGACGCGTCGGCGCAATGACGACGCAACAGCGGGATTCGAGCGGGGCGATAGCGCGGCGCGACCTGGCATTTCATTCGCGAAGGAATGTTTGCCGGGCTCTGTTGACACGCGGAGAAGGCCCGAAGGTATCTTCGAACCGCACGCGAACCAGGGGGACACGGCCGGAAGTCGACCGTTTCGGAGAGTGCATAGTGCTGATCAGACTCGTAGGCCTTGTCACGATCGAGCCGGACGGAGCCCCGCCACAGCACCTCTCCAGCGCCCAGGCGCAGGTGGCGTTCGCCCGTCTCCTCCTCGAACGGGCAGGGGGCACCGAACGTGACCAACTGGCCGAGACCGTATGGCCCGAGGGACTGCCCGACACCTGGGCCTCGGCGCTGCGCAGCGTCGTGAGCCGGGTACGGACCTTCGTCACCACCCCGCAGGACCAGCCGGGGGTGACGCCCCTGATCGCGCAGGGCGGCCGGTACGTGCTGCGGATACCGCAGGACGCCGCCGTGGACGTGGAGTGCGCGGAGACGGCGGTCGCGGAGGCGGCCGAGGCGTACGCGGAGGGCGCCTACGCGGTGGCCCAGCAGCTGGCGGCCGGCGCGGTCTCGAACCTGCGCGGCTCGTTCCTGCCCTCGCACGAGGGGGACTGGGTCAACGCGGTGCGCGAGCAGCTGGAGGAGCTGCGGCTCAAGGCGCTGGAGATGGCGAGCCTGTCCTCGTCCGCGCTGGGCGACCAGCACCACGCCCTGCGGTACGCCGAGGAGGCGGTGCGGCGGGCTCCGTTCCGCGAGAGCGCGTACCGCTGCCGGATGGCGGCGCACACCCGGGCGGGCAACCGCGCCGAGGCGCTGCGCAGCTACCAGCAGCTGCGCGAGGTGCTGGCGGAGGAGCTGGGGATCGATCCGGCGCCGGAGACGGAGGCGGCGTACCTGGACCTGCTGCGCACGCCGGAGCCGCGGCCCGCGGCGCGGCCGTTCGCGGTCCTGGACCCGTTCCTGATGGGCATGTTCGAGGTGGACCGGGCGGCGGCCCCGCAGCCGTGCTCGCTGTCGGACCACGGCTGCGTGACGCACCCGACGGCGGCGGGTCCGGCGGCCGCGCGGCCGGCCGCCTCCCACCCCGCGGCGTAGGACACGCCGAACGGCCCCGGCCACCCTGGGGGGTTGGGGGCCGGGGCCGTCCTGGCGCGGGGACCGTCGTACGCGGGGACCGTCGCACGCGCGCGCCGGGTCAGGTGATCGACACGCCGCTGTCGATGCTGATGACCTGGCCGGTCATGCAGTCCTGGTCCAGGAACAGGCCGGCGCTGCGCGCGACCTCCTCGACCGTCACGAACCGCGGGATGGGGGCCTTGTCCTCCATGCCCTCGATCACCCGGTCCGGCAGGTCCTTCGTCATCCCCGTGATCATGAACCCCGGGGACAGCGCGTTCACCGTGACGCCGCGCCGGCCGCACTCCGACGCGAGCGTGCGGGTGAAGCCGATCAGGCCCGCCTTGGACGCCGAGTACGCCGTCTGCCCGGCCGTCGCGATGATGCCCGACGGGGAGACGATGTTGATCACCCGGCCCCAGCGCTGCCGCAGCATGGCCGGGACCGAGGCCCGGGCCGTGTGGAAGGACCCGATCAGATTGGTCTGGATGACCTGCGCCCAGTCCGCCGGGTTCTGCATCGCCATGAGGCCGTCCTTGCGGATGGCCCCGTTGTTGACGAGTACGTCGACGGGCCCGAGCGCGGCGGTGATCTCCGCGTACATCCCCTGGACCGTCTCCCAGGAGCCGACGTCGCCCGTGACCAGCACGGACGGGTTCGTCAGCTTCTCCTGGACCGCCACCGCCGCGTCGCGCGAACTGTTGTAGTGCACCGCGACCCGGCAGCCCAGGGCGTCCAGCTCCAGCGCCAGCGCCTGGCCGAGACCGCCCGAGGCGCCGGTGACGAGCGCGACCGGGGACTCGGGCCGCTGGCCCGCACTCTTGTTGCTCATGCTGCCGCACCGCCCCATTCCATCAGGATCGAACCCCATGTCATACCGGCGCCGAACCCGGCCAGCAGGACCTTGTCACCGGCCTTGATCCGGCCCTCGTCGAGGGCCTCCGCCAGCGCGATCGGGATGGAACCCGACGCCGTGTTGCCGTACTTCTGGAGGTTGGTGATCAGCGCCTCCTGGCGCAGCCCGGTGTGGGACATGATCGAGTTGATGATCCGGATGTTCGCCTGGTGCGGCACCACGTGGTCCACGTCGGCCGCGTCCACCTTGGCGCTCTCCAGCGTCTCGCGCACCGTACGGACGGTGTAGCGGACGGCGTTGAGGTAGATCTCGTTGCCGTTGATCTGCGCGTAGTGCAGACCCGCGTCGAGCGTCTCCTGGGTGGTCGGCATCCGGCTGCCGCCCGCGAGCACCTTCAGGGATCCGGTGCAGGAGCCGTCGGCGCCCAGGTTCCAGGCCTTGACCCGGTTCTCCGGCCCGGCCTGGAGGACGACGGCGCCCGCGCCGTCGCCGACCAGGATGGACAGGTCCCGGTCGGCCGGGTTGGCCGTCAGGGTGTGGGTGTCGGAGCCGATCAGCAGGATCGGCCGGGGGTCGATCGCGATGAGGGCCATCGCGGAGACGAGCCCGTAGACGAAGCCCGCGCACTCCGAGTTGACGTCGTGCGCGCTCCCGGCGATGCCGAGTTCGTGGTGGACGAACGCGGAGGTCGCCGGGGACGGCTGCTCCGGAGTCGCCGTGGCGACGATGAGGTGGGCGATGTCGGCGCCGGTCAGGCCCGCCTTGTCCAGAGCGCGCCGGCCGGCCTCGACGGCCAGGGAGACGGTGGTCTGCCCCGGATCCACCGCCCGCCGCTCACGGATCCCGCAGCGGCTGACGACCCAGTGCTCGTCCACGCCGAAGCGCTCCGCGAGTTCCGCACTGGTGACGACGCGCTCGGGTACGGACATGCCCCACCCGGTGATGTCGAAGCCGGTCACGTGCTTCCCCTCGCCCTCTGTTACGCCTGCGCCGGGACGAGCTCGACGATCTTCGCGTAGACATCACGCAGAGTCGTCGTGTCGTCGAGGTCCGCGAAGAGCGACTCGTCGGCCGGGATGTGCGGGTAGTTGGTCTGGAATCCGTACAGCCACTCCATCAGGTCCAGCGAGTCGACGTCCGCGATGTGCTGGAGCGGGGCGTCGGGGCTGACCTCTGCGGCACCCGAAACGGCCTCGAGCTGGCTCGCCAGTTCTTCGATGGTGGGCAGCGACATGGGGTCGGTCCTCTCTCGGCAGTGCAACTCGGCAGTGCGTCTTGGTTTTCGACAGCGATGAAAACCCCGGGCCCGCAAGGAAGGCGCAACACGGCCTCCCACCACCCCCTCGGCACCCCCTTTTTCCAGCGGATTCGGACCGTGTTGCGCATGCCTTGCGCGTCATCGGGTTTTCTCGGACGCGAATTCAGATCGGACGGCCCCGCCGGACAGCCAGGGCCCCGCCGGACAGCCCCGGACAGCCAGGAATGAGGATCAGATGACAACGGTCGCCCCCAAGTCGGTGGACCCCGAGGTCGATGCGATCAGGCACCACTACGAGGTCAGCAACGATTTCTACCGGCTGCTGCTGGGCCCCACGATGATGTACTCCGGCGGCTACTGGGAGGACGGCGAGGACCTCGTCGCCACCCTCGACGAGGCGCAGGAGCGCAAGCTCGACAAGTTCGCGGAACTCGCGGGCGTCCGCGCCGGCGGCGCCCAGCGGGTCCTGGACATCGGCTGCGGCTGGGGCACCATGCTCAACCGCCTCACCACCGTCCACGGCGCCGAAGAGGCCGTCGGCCTGACCCTGTCGCGCACCCAGGAAGCCTTCATCGACGGGCTGAAGAACCCGAAGATCACCACGCTGGTCGAGAGCTGGGCCGACTACAAGGTCGCCGACGACAGCGAGAAGTACGACGCGGCGTTCTGCATCAACGCGCTGGAGCACTTCGTCTCCTCGGCGCTGCCGCCGAAGGAGCGCACCAAGCGCTACCGGTACTTCTTCCAGCAGGTCGCGAACACGCTCAAGCCGGGCGCCAAGTTCGTGCTGCACACCATGACCGCCGAGGCGCTGCCGATGAACCGCGCGCTCCTCGACGACCTGAAGTTCCTGCAGCGGTCCGAGTTCAAGGACTGCCACATCCCGCACCTGCACGAGCTGGCCGCGGGCGCCGAGGGTCTCTTCGAGATCGACGAGATCGTCAACGAGCGCGAGTCCTTCGCGATGGCCTGCCGCGCCTGGCTGGTGCTGCTCGCCGAGCGCCGGGACGAGGCCGTCGCCCTGGAGGGCGAGGAGGTCGTGGCCCGCTTCGAGCGCTACCTCGACATCTTCGCGTACACCCTCGAAGACAAGTTCTTCAACAACTTCCGCGTGACCATCACGCGCCGCTAGGAGGCCGACGTGACGAGCATTCTCGAACCGGCCAAGGACGGCGGAGCCCGCCCGACGACCGAGGCGGCCGCCAAGGGCCGCGGACCGACCCGGCATCTGCGGGTCGCCGTCATCGGTACCGGGTTCTCGGGCCTGGGTACCGCCATCCGGCTGCTGCAGTCGGGCATCGACGACTTCCTGGTGTTCGAACGGGCCGATGAGGTCGGTGGCACCTGGCGCGACAACAGCTATCCGGGTTGTGCGTGCGACGTCATGTCCCACCTGTACTCCTTCTCGTTCGCCCAGAACCCGAACTGGAAGTCCACCTTCGGCAAGCGCGACGAGCTGTACGCGTACCTGCGCGACACCGCCGACCGCTTCGGCGTCCGCCCGCACATCCGCTTCGGGCACGAGCTGGTCTCCGCCCGCTGGGACGACGGCGAGCGGCACTGGAAGGTCGAGACCTCGCAGGGCGACTACACCGCGCAGGTCCTGGTCACGGGCACCGGCTACCTCAGCGAGCCGGCCGTCCCGAACATCAAGGGGCTCGCGGACTTCGAGGGCAAGGTCTTCCACTCCTCGCGGTGGGACCACGACCACGACCTGACCGGGCGCCGCGTCGCGGTCATCGGTACGGGCGCCTCCGCGATCCAGTTCGTCCCGCAGATCCAGCCGGACGTCGAGCGCCTGGACCTCTACCAGCGCACGCCCCCGTGGGTCGGCCCGAAGAACGACAAGCCGACCAGCGCGACGCAGGCCAAGCTGCTGCGCTCGATGCCCGGCTACCAGAACTTCCGGCGGAACTTCAACATGTGGGGCCGGGAGATCCTGGCCTTCGTGATGGCCCGCCCGAAGGTCGCCGGGAAGATGCAGAAGATGGCGAGCGACCACCTCAAGAAGTCGGTGCCGGACGAGGCGCTGCGCGCCAAGCTGACCCCCGACTACGTGATGGCCTGCAAGCGGCTGCTGTTCTCGAACACCTGGTACCCGGCGATCCAGCAGCCCAACGTGGACCTGGTCACCGACGGGATCGCCGAGGTCCGCGCCAAGTCCATCGTGGGCGAGGACGGGGTCGAGCGCGAGGTCGACACCATCATCCTGGGCACCGGTTTCCAGGCCACCGACCGTCCGGTCGCGCGCCGGATCTGGGGCCGGGACGGCGTACAGCTGCGCGACGCGTGGAAGCGGGAGGGCATGTCGGCCCACCGGGGCACCACGATCGCCGGGTTCCCGAACCTGTTCATGCTGCTGGGCCCGAACACCACGCTGGGGCACTCGTCCCAGGTCGTGATGATCGAGGCGCAGATCAACTACGTCGTGGACGCGCTGAAGCAGATCGAGAAGCGCGGTCTGTCCAGCGTCGAGGTCCGCAAGGAAGCGCAGGCGGCCTGGAACAAGGCCCTCGACGCCAAGCTCGACGGCTCGGTGTGGAACGCGGGCAACTGCCAGAGCTGGTACCTCGACGAGAACGGGCGCAACCCGTCCATCTGGCCGACGTACACCTGGCGCTTCCGCAACCAGACCAAGCGCTTCGACCTGAGCGAGTACCAGCTCGCCTCGCAGGTGCGCACGACGAAGCCGGTGCCGCAGCAGTAGGTCCCCACCGGTCCCCACCGTTCCACCGGGCGCGCGTACGGACGTACGGACGTACGCGCGCCGTTCACACAGGTCACGCACGTCACGTATGCACGTACGCCATGGAATCGGGAGACGTACGCAGATGAGCAGTACCTCTGGAGTCAACGCCGGCGCCGACGCTGTCGCCGGCACCGTCGCGCAGCCGTCCCGGCGGCGGATCCTCGGCTCGATGGCGGCCACCGCGGTCGCCGTCGTGGGCTGGAACGCCGTCGACCAGACCTGGGCGACGGCCGCCGAGGCGGCCGGGAACCCGGACGTCGTCCCGGTGCCGGGACTCGTCGGCACCCTGGTGACGACGCCCGCCACGGTCGGGTCCTTCGGCACGGACTTCGGTCACCTCTGGGACGCGCCGGGCAACAAGCCGTGGGCCGTGCTGCACCCGGGCAATGTCGAGGACATCGTCACGATCGTCAACTACGCCCGGACCAACGGGATCAAGGTGGCGGCCAACGGGCAGGGCGGCACGGGCACGGACATCGAGTCGCACTCGGTGTACGGGCAGGCCCGGGTGCCCGGCGGCATCTCCATCGACGCCAAGGGCATGTCGAAGATCCTCTCCATCGGCGAGAACTGCGCCGTGGTGGAGGCGGGGGTGACCTGGGGTCAGCTGACCGACGCCACCCTCAAGGTGGACAAGACCCCGCCGGCGCTGCCCGACTACCTGTACATCTCGGTCGGCGGCACCATCAGCATCGGCGGGATCGGCGGCACGGTGCAGCGCTACGGCCTGCTGTGCGACAACGTGCAGTCCATCGACATCGTCACGGGTGACGGCAAGCTGGTCACCGCCACCCCGCTGCTGCGCGCGGAGCTGTTCAACGCGGCGCTGTCGGGCGGCGGCCAGGTCGGCATCATCGTGCGGGTCAAGGTCAAGCTGATCCCGGCGCCGAAGCGGTCGGTCATCTTCAGTCTCTTCTACGCCGACGTGGACACGTATCTGCACGACGCGGAGAAGGTGATGGCCGACGGCCGGTTCCAGGTCCAGGCCGGCGAGATGCTCCAGAAGCCGGACGGTTCGGGCTGGCGCTACAAGATGGAGGTCGGCGCCACCTACAACACGACCCCGCCGGACCGCGCGAAGCTGCTGGGCGACCTGAAGGACGTACGGGCGGACGCGGTCATCGAGGACACGACGTACCGGGAGTACATGTTCCGGCTGGACGCCTACGAGGCCTACCTCAAGGAGACCGGCCACTGGTTCGGCCCCAAGCCGTGGCTGAGCATGTTCCTCCCGGCCTCGAAGACGAAGACCTTCATGAAGCTGGTGGAGCGGGAGCTGAACGCCGAATCCCTGGGCGGCGGGTTCCTGCTCTTCTACCCGTACTTCACCTCGAAGATCAAGAAGCCGCTGGCGATGCAGCCCAACGAGTCCGTGGGCTACCTCTTCGACCTGCTCCGCTTCCCGAACGCGGGCGCGGACATCGACGGGATGCTGGCGCAGAACCGCCGCCTGTACGACCTGGCGGTGTCGATGGGCGCCAAGCGCTACCTCGTGGGCTCGGTCCCGAACATGACGCAGGCCGACTGGCGGACGCACTTCGGCAACCGCTGGACGGGCTTCGTCAACGCCAAGAAGAAGTACGACCCGAACAACCTCTTCACGCCCGGCCAGGGCTTCTTCGCCTGACGGTGACGGCCTGACCGGAAGTGGAGTCCCGGCGGCGGGGGTGGGGTGAGGGACCCCGCCCCCGCCGCTGTCCCATATCCCGTTCCTGTATCCCGTTCCTGTGCTCAATTTTCGGAGGCTTCGAGATGACGACGACATACGACCTGATCGACGAGGCGGTGATCGACGCCCCGGCGGCCGCCGTCTGGGAGGCGCTCGTCGCGGAGCTGCACGGCGCCAAGAAGTGGTGGGTGCCGTCCAACACGTTCGCCGTCATCTCCGGCTCCGCCGACCAGGTCGGCGGCCGGATCGGGGTCACCGTCCACACCAAGGGATCCGACAACGGCGGCCTCAAGCTCCGCTTCACCTCGCGCACCGTCGCGGTGGAGCCGGGCCGAAAGCTGGAAGTGGAGTACGTCGACGGGGTGTTCCGGGGGCGCAGCGTCTTCCGGCTGGAGCCGCTGGCCGACGGCCGGACCCGGATCTCGATGCACTTCGTCGGCACCCCGAACGGCTTCCTGAAGATCCTCTCCAAGGTCGCCGACCTGGGCGCGGAGCACTCCAAGGGGGCCCTGTCGGCCTTCGAGTCGCTGAACCGTCAGCTCTCGCCCGTGGGCGCGGGAGCCCGGCGATGAGCGCGCCGCTGGAGGCGGAGCTGGCCCGGGAGACGAGCCGGGAGCTGACCGTACGGACGGACGACGGCGCGGAGCTGGCGGTGACCGTACTGGCCCCCCTCGCCGGGACGGCGCCCTCCGTCGACGTGGTCCTCGTCCACGGCTGGGCGCACACCCGGCGCGTCTGGGGCACGGTCGCGGACCGGCTGATCCGGTCCGGGCACCGGGTGGTGCTCTACGACCAGCGCGGGCACGGCGCCTCCACCGCGGGCCGGACCCCGGTCTCGGTGGAACGGCTCGGCGCGGACCTGGCGGCCGTACTGGGCGAGACGGACGCGCGCGGCGCGGTCGTGGTCGGCCACTCGGGCGGCGGGTTCGCGGCGCTGTCGTACGCCGCCCACGACCCGGAAGCCGGGCGCCTGCACGGCCTGGTGCTGCTGGGGACGGCCGCGCACGGCCAGGACACCCCGGACAGCGAGGTCAAGATGATGGGCAACGCCCTGTTCTCGTGGGCGCTGCGCCGGTCCTGGCTGGGCGGCAAGCTGCTGTCCTCGACCATGGGCAAGGGGGTGGACCCGGTCGCGCTGGACGTGAACCGGCAGCTGTTCGCGGCGACCGCCCCGCACGTCCGGGCCGAGTTCTTCCGCTGCACGCGGGGCTGGGACGTGCGCGAGGCGCTGAAGAAGGTGACGGTGCCCGCGGTGGTGCTGCACGGGGAGGGCGACAAGGTGATCGCCCCGGCGCTGGCCGAGATCCTCGCGGAGACCCTCCCCGGGGCCCGCTTCGAACCGGTGCCGGGCGCGGGCCACATGCTGCCGCTGGAACGCCCGCTGCTGGCGGTCTCGGCGGTGGCGGAACTCACCTCACTCTCGTCGCTCTCGCCACGGTGATCGAGGGACTCCTCCCGCCGGGCGTCGCGTCCTCGGAAGCCTTCGACGACGCGGCGCCCGCCCCCCTGTTCCCGGCCGAGGCGGCACTGCTGGCGGGCCGCCGGGAGCGCAGGCGCCGCCAGTTCGCGACAGCCCGGGCCTGCGCCCGCCGCTGCCTGGCCGACCTCGGCCACGCCCCCGTCCCCCTGCTCCCGGGCCCGGGCGGCGCCCCGGCCTGGCCGCCCGGGGTGGTCGGCAGCATCACCCACTGCGACGGCTACCGCGCCGCGGTAGCCGACCACCGCACCCATACGTCGGCCCTCGGCATCGACGCCGAACCGGCGGGCCCCCTCCCCCCGGGCGTCCTCGGCCTGATCACCTCCCCGGCGGAACGCGCCCACCTGGCCACCCTGACCGAAGCCCACCCGGACATCTTCTGGGAGCGGATCTTCTTCTCGGCGAAGGAAGCGGCATACAAGGCCTGGTACCCGTCCACGGGCATCTGGCTCGGCTTCCGCCAAGCCACCCTGACCCTCTCCCCCACAGGCACCTTCACCTGCGTCCTCCACCCCCCGCCCCACGCGCCCCCCGCAAACCCTCACTACGAGGGCCGCTGGCTGTCGACTTCGACTCTGGTCCTGACGGCGGTCCACCGGGAGGGGTGAGCAGCGCTCGGGTAGGTTGGCCCTCCATGGATGATCTTCATGACCTGCCTTCCGCCCTGCCCGTCGAGCCGCTCACCGTCGCGGCGGGGCAGGCGGCCTGTGTGGCGCTGGACGTCTCGGCGAATGCTGCCACTGCCGCCGGTCTGGTCCGGCGCGCCGCTGCCCAGGGCAGCGACCTGCTCGTCCTTCCGGAGCTGTTCCTCACCGGATACGAACTGCCGGGCATCGTGGCCGCCCCCGCGACCTACGCGTTGAGCCCCGAGGACCCCCGACTGGACGTACTGGCCACCGCCTGTGCTGAGACCGGGACTGCTGTGGTGGTGGGGGCTCCTGCTGTGGATGGGGGGAGTGGTGGGCTGCGGATTTCGGCGTTCGTGTTCGGGCGGGACGGGCGGTTCGTGGTGCGGTATGACAAGCAGCATGTGACGCCGGGCGAGCGGGCCGCCGGGTTCACCGCGGGGGCTCGGGGGTGCACCGTTTCGCTTGATGGGTGGCGGCTCGGGTTGGGGATTTGTTGGGACTCCGGGTTTCCCGAGCATGCTCGGGCTGCCGCGCTCGATGGGGCGCACGCGTATCTCGTCGGGGCGATGTTCGGGCGAGGGGGTGGGGAGCGGCAGCTCGGGACCGTGTTTCCGGCTCGGGCGCTCGACAACACCAGTTATGTGGTGCTCGCCAATCACAGCGGGCCCAGTGGTTCGTACGACGGGTGTGGGAGGAGTGGGGTGTGGGGGCCCGATGGGATGTTGCTCGCCGAGGCGGGGACGGAGGATCCGGGGCTGGCCGTGGCGCGGCTGGAGCCCGATGTGCTGGCGCGGGCCAGGGCCGAGGATCCGGTCCTGGTCGACCCCTCGCTCAGCGCCCCGGTGCGGGCGCGGAGTAGCGCCGACGTGTGAGTCAGACCGGCAGGATCACCGTGCGCGGGGGTGCCGGGGCTTCCTGGGGGGTGTCCGGGGTGGTGCCCGCGCGGAATTCCTGGGGGCTTACGCCGCGGACGCGCTTGAAGGCCGTCGAGAGGGCGAAGGCGCTGCTGTAGCCGACGCGGCGGGCGACCGTGGCGACGGTGGCTTCCGGTTCGCGCAGCAGGTCGGCGGCCAGGGCCAGGCGCCAGCCCGTGAGGTAGGCGACCGGGGGCTCGCCGACGACCTCCGCGAAGCGGCGGGCCAGGGAGGCGCGCGAGACCCCGACCTTGAGGGCGAGTTCCTCGACGGTCCAGCCGTACGCCGGGTTCTCGTGCAGCAGCCCCAGCGCGGGGCCGACCACCGGGTCGCTCTGGGCGCGGTACCAGGCGGGCGCGCCGCTGCCCGGATCGGCGAGCCAGGTGCGCAGGATGCCGATGAGGAGGAGGTCCAGGAGGCGGTCCAGGACGATCTCCTGGCCCGGTTCGTCCTTGCCGATCTCCATCGCGAGCAGCCGGACCAGGGTGTCGTCCCCGGACGCGGCCGGGCGGACCAGGATGGTGGGCAGCGCGTTCAGCAGCCGCCGGCCGATCTCGCTGGGCGCCTGGTAGGTGCCGCTGAGCATGATGGCCGAGCCGTCGTCCTGGAAGGCCTCGCCCCAGGACCGCACGCCCAGCGCCATGGTGTCGGTGACGTCCTCCCCCGCCTCGGTGTTGCACCGCTGCTCCGGTCCCACCGTGATCTGGACCGGGGTGTCCGGGCTGTCGGCGACCGTGTACGGATCGGGGCCGCGTACGACGGTCAGGTCGCCGGGGCGGATCAGTACGGGCGTTCCCCGGTCCGGCACCAGCCACGCCTCGCCGCGCACCATCGTGACGACGGACAGCGGGGCCTGGTCCTCGACGCGCAGCGACCAGGGCGGGTTGAAGACGGACTTGAGGAGGAAGGCACCCCGGGCCTTGGGGCCTTCCAGCAGACCGGTCAGAGTGTCCATATCTGCGATGCGCCTTCCTTGTGCCGGTCGGTCCGAAAGCGCCCGCTCTCCCGCGGGGGACGGAAGTGAGAGCGGGCGCCGTTCACGGGGGTGGTGCTTCCTACGACGCCTACGCCGCCGAGCCGCGGCCGTGCAGGGTCAGCGCCCGGCCCAGCGCGGCGAGGGCCGCCGTGCAGGCCACGGTGCGCACGATGTTGCCGCCGGTCCAGCGGGCCCCGAAGCGGGACCTGGCGGCCCCGAAGTCGGCTCCGGCGCGGGCCAGTTGGGTGTTCAGCGGGATGTTGATCACCGCGGTCACCACCAGCGAGAGGGCGTA
The window above is part of the Streptomyces sp. NBC_00536 genome. Proteins encoded here:
- a CDS encoding carbon-nitrogen hydrolase family protein — translated: MDDLHDLPSALPVEPLTVAAGQAACVALDVSANAATAAGLVRRAAAQGSDLLVLPELFLTGYELPGIVAAPATYALSPEDPRLDVLATACAETGTAVVVGAPAVDGGSGGLRISAFVFGRDGRFVVRYDKQHVTPGERAAGFTAGARGCTVSLDGWRLGLGICWDSGFPEHARAAALDGAHAYLVGAMFGRGGGERQLGTVFPARALDNTSYVVLANHSGPSGSYDGCGRSGVWGPDGMLLAEAGTEDPGLAVARLEPDVLARARAEDPVLVDPSLSAPVRARSSADV
- a CDS encoding FAD-binding protein, which encodes MSSTSGVNAGADAVAGTVAQPSRRRILGSMAATAVAVVGWNAVDQTWATAAEAAGNPDVVPVPGLVGTLVTTPATVGSFGTDFGHLWDAPGNKPWAVLHPGNVEDIVTIVNYARTNGIKVAANGQGGTGTDIESHSVYGQARVPGGISIDAKGMSKILSIGENCAVVEAGVTWGQLTDATLKVDKTPPALPDYLYISVGGTISIGGIGGTVQRYGLLCDNVQSIDIVTGDGKLVTATPLLRAELFNAALSGGGQVGIIVRVKVKLIPAPKRSVIFSLFYADVDTYLHDAEKVMADGRFQVQAGEMLQKPDGSGWRYKMEVGATYNTTPPDRAKLLGDLKDVRADAVIEDTTYREYMFRLDAYEAYLKETGHWFGPKPWLSMFLPASKTKTFMKLVERELNAESLGGGFLLFYPYFTSKIKKPLAMQPNESVGYLFDLLRFPNAGADIDGMLAQNRRLYDLAVSMGAKRYLVGSVPNMTQADWRTHFGNRWTGFVNAKKKYDPNNLFTPGQGFFA
- a CDS encoding SDR family NAD(P)-dependent oxidoreductase; this translates as MSNKSAGQRPESPVALVTGASGGLGQALALELDALGCRVAVHYNSSRDAAVAVQEKLTNPSVLVTGDVGSWETVQGMYAEITAALGPVDVLVNNGAIRKDGLMAMQNPADWAQVIQTNLIGSFHTARASVPAMLRQRWGRVINIVSPSGIIATAGQTAYSASKAGLIGFTRTLASECGRRGVTVNALSPGFMITGMTKDLPDRVIEGMEDKAPIPRFVTVEEVARSAGLFLDQDCMTGQVISIDSGVSIT
- a CDS encoding 3-oxoacyl-ACP synthase III family protein codes for the protein MTGFDITGWGMSVPERVVTSAELAERFGVDEHWVVSRCGIRERRAVDPGQTTVSLAVEAGRRALDKAGLTGADIAHLIVATATPEQPSPATSAFVHHELGIAGSAHDVNSECAGFVYGLVSAMALIAIDPRPILLIGSDTHTLTANPADRDLSILVGDGAGAVVLQAGPENRVKAWNLGADGSCTGSLKVLAGGSRMPTTQETLDAGLHYAQINGNEIYLNAVRYTVRTVRETLESAKVDAADVDHVVPHQANIRIINSIMSHTGLRQEALITNLQKYGNTASGSIPIALAEALDEGRIKAGDKVLLAGFGAGMTWGSILMEWGGAAA
- a CDS encoding class I SAM-dependent methyltransferase codes for the protein MTTVAPKSVDPEVDAIRHHYEVSNDFYRLLLGPTMMYSGGYWEDGEDLVATLDEAQERKLDKFAELAGVRAGGAQRVLDIGCGWGTMLNRLTTVHGAEEAVGLTLSRTQEAFIDGLKNPKITTLVESWADYKVADDSEKYDAAFCINALEHFVSSALPPKERTKRYRYFFQQVANTLKPGAKFVLHTMTAEALPMNRALLDDLKFLQRSEFKDCHIPHLHELAAGAEGLFEIDEIVNERESFAMACRAWLVLLAERRDEAVALEGEEVVARFERYLDIFAYTLEDKFFNNFRVTITRR
- a CDS encoding 4'-phosphopantetheinyl transferase family protein, yielding MIEGLLPPGVASSEAFDDAAPAPLFPAEAALLAGRRERRRRQFATARACARRCLADLGHAPVPLLPGPGGAPAWPPGVVGSITHCDGYRAAVADHRTHTSALGIDAEPAGPLPPGVLGLITSPAERAHLATLTEAHPDIFWERIFFSAKEAAYKAWYPSTGIWLGFRQATLTLSPTGTFTCVLHPPPHAPPANPHYEGRWLSTSTLVLTAVHREG
- a CDS encoding flavin-containing monooxygenase, with protein sequence MTSILEPAKDGGARPTTEAAAKGRGPTRHLRVAVIGTGFSGLGTAIRLLQSGIDDFLVFERADEVGGTWRDNSYPGCACDVMSHLYSFSFAQNPNWKSTFGKRDELYAYLRDTADRFGVRPHIRFGHELVSARWDDGERHWKVETSQGDYTAQVLVTGTGYLSEPAVPNIKGLADFEGKVFHSSRWDHDHDLTGRRVAVIGTGASAIQFVPQIQPDVERLDLYQRTPPWVGPKNDKPTSATQAKLLRSMPGYQNFRRNFNMWGREILAFVMARPKVAGKMQKMASDHLKKSVPDEALRAKLTPDYVMACKRLLFSNTWYPAIQQPNVDLVTDGIAEVRAKSIVGEDGVEREVDTIILGTGFQATDRPVARRIWGRDGVQLRDAWKREGMSAHRGTTIAGFPNLFMLLGPNTTLGHSSQVVMIEAQINYVVDALKQIEKRGLSSVEVRKEAQAAWNKALDAKLDGSVWNAGNCQSWYLDENGRNPSIWPTYTWRFRNQTKRFDLSEYQLASQVRTTKPVPQQ
- a CDS encoding SRPBCC family protein produces the protein MTTTYDLIDEAVIDAPAAAVWEALVAELHGAKKWWVPSNTFAVISGSADQVGGRIGVTVHTKGSDNGGLKLRFTSRTVAVEPGRKLEVEYVDGVFRGRSVFRLEPLADGRTRISMHFVGTPNGFLKILSKVADLGAEHSKGALSAFESLNRQLSPVGAGARR
- a CDS encoding AfsR/SARP family transcriptional regulator — translated: MLIRLVGLVTIEPDGAPPQHLSSAQAQVAFARLLLERAGGTERDQLAETVWPEGLPDTWASALRSVVSRVRTFVTTPQDQPGVTPLIAQGGRYVLRIPQDAAVDVECAETAVAEAAEAYAEGAYAVAQQLAAGAVSNLRGSFLPSHEGDWVNAVREQLEELRLKALEMASLSSSALGDQHHALRYAEEAVRRAPFRESAYRCRMAAHTRAGNRAEALRSYQQLREVLAEELGIDPAPETEAAYLDLLRTPEPRPAARPFAVLDPFLMGMFEVDRAAAPQPCSLSDHGCVTHPTAAGPAAARPAASHPAA
- a CDS encoding alpha/beta fold hydrolase translates to MSAPLEAELARETSRELTVRTDDGAELAVTVLAPLAGTAPSVDVVLVHGWAHTRRVWGTVADRLIRSGHRVVLYDQRGHGASTAGRTPVSVERLGADLAAVLGETDARGAVVVGHSGGGFAALSYAAHDPEAGRLHGLVLLGTAAHGQDTPDSEVKMMGNALFSWALRRSWLGGKLLSSTMGKGVDPVALDVNRQLFAATAPHVRAEFFRCTRGWDVREALKKVTVPAVVLHGEGDKVIAPALAEILAETLPGARFEPVPGAGHMLPLERPLLAVSAVAELTSLSSLSPR